One genomic segment of Vibrio penaeicida includes these proteins:
- a CDS encoding iron-containing alcohol dehydrogenase: protein MKFSYVNPTQIHFGQGQIEALSKAIPTSSSVLVVYGGGSIKKNGVYDQVVDALKEHSWQEFSGVEPNPTKETLDKAVEIVKQDDIEFVLGVGGGSVIDGVKYIAAAAKYDGDGWDILEGKHQVKEAVALGAVLTLPATGSESNPAAVITKSETQDKLSFYHPAVQPKFAILDPDVMKTLPERQLINGIVDAWIHVCEQYLTKPNGAMVQDAYAESLLRTLKDLGERFKQRDSDEWRANLMWTANQALNGLIGSGVPQDWSTHVIGHELTALYGVDHAHSLAIIQPSLLRNQLEYKKAKLEQLGRNVFGLKDSDELAEQTIDALEAFYQSVGMNTKLTEHTTDKETAVQAVLAKLEEHGLVKLSENGSITLVESKAILENAIA, encoded by the coding sequence ATGAAGTTTTCCTATGTAAACCCAACTCAAATCCATTTCGGCCAAGGTCAAATAGAAGCGCTATCAAAAGCGATTCCAACCTCCTCAAGTGTATTGGTGGTCTACGGCGGTGGCTCTATCAAAAAAAATGGCGTCTATGATCAAGTCGTTGACGCTTTGAAAGAACACAGCTGGCAGGAGTTTTCAGGCGTAGAGCCCAATCCAACCAAAGAAACGTTGGATAAAGCAGTTGAGATTGTTAAGCAAGATGACATTGAGTTTGTGCTTGGGGTCGGCGGCGGCTCAGTGATTGACGGCGTGAAATACATTGCAGCGGCTGCAAAGTATGACGGGGACGGATGGGACATCCTAGAAGGTAAACATCAGGTGAAAGAAGCCGTAGCGCTTGGTGCGGTGTTAACGTTACCTGCTACTGGGTCGGAATCTAACCCAGCAGCTGTGATAACCAAAAGTGAAACGCAGGACAAATTGTCGTTTTACCACCCAGCGGTGCAGCCGAAGTTTGCTATTTTGGATCCCGATGTAATGAAAACCCTCCCTGAGCGTCAGTTGATCAATGGCATTGTAGACGCATGGATACACGTTTGTGAGCAGTACCTTACCAAGCCAAATGGTGCGATGGTTCAAGACGCGTATGCAGAATCGTTGCTTCGAACATTGAAGGATTTAGGTGAGCGTTTTAAGCAACGCGATAGCGACGAATGGCGAGCCAATCTTATGTGGACAGCCAATCAAGCGCTTAATGGATTGATTGGCTCTGGTGTACCGCAAGATTGGTCAACTCATGTGATTGGTCATGAGCTCACGGCTTTGTACGGGGTCGACCACGCTCATTCGTTGGCGATCATTCAACCTTCATTGCTTCGAAATCAGCTTGAGTATAAAAAAGCGAAGCTAGAGCAATTAGGGCGAAATGTCTTTGGATTAAAAGACTCGGATGAATTGGCAGAGCAAACGATTGATGCCCTAGAAGCGTTTTATCAAAGCGTGGGTATGAACACAAAGCTTACCGAGCACACCACAGACAAAGAAACAGCTGTGCAAGCAGTATTGGCTAAACTTGAAGAGCATGGACTGGTTAAGTTGAGTGAGAATGGCAGCATCACTCTGGTGGAATCTAAAGCGATTTTGGAAAATGCGATTGCCTAG
- a CDS encoding immune inhibitor A domain-containing protein, producing MAIFKSTILLATSLAVFSSVSIANTPADMSIVNEERIAEMLIRSGKLKIDTTQIEREEAVKNFLDTKQPHIEYVSTTFQEKVAKHRNKILKSLTSKKVRKLNDASSYSISAKRTDRVIALMIDFPDLPWDNNRITDEHTDMLYDSYPISHYTDLLFSPSGYEGPNGESIISMRQYYEQESGGTYSMFGKGFGWYRATKDAAHYGVNDPRTGNDSNVRELVREALNQLANDPNIDLSNYDKEDRYDYDNDGDYYEPDGIIDHLMIFHSSVGEEAGGGVLGEDAIWSHSWNLGRVHQLPRTSSKLHERFNGQYAAFDYTIQPFDVSVGVAANLYARDLGLPGEHNMQGTGAGEPAAYWSVMSSGSRAGELDGIRPTAFSPFAKLFLQESLGGRWLNSTQLSLDVLTGKPRYLTLYETTDNLRPNMVKIELPEKKVSDVEPFGGEYAYHSATRPVYFTHNTMNRRIIVPSGDSVSLTFKAWYQMAVGREYARVEINGTQIEGNITTTYDHFNIGGVVPYITGDSDGWVDARFDLSEWAGSEIYLSFSFYSYSDLVPEGLYIDDIVFEVDGTTHVIDDAEGESTFNLSGFDKDPGFHFADHYYLLQWRNHDGIDKGLESIRQFGQLISYEPGLVIWYVDNSFTDNWANDRWIGLLPEEGWLSVVDADQTPLVWSNGEVARSHYQVRDAAFSLEDNSPLVIVDKEGNTLQDTHLTSNGVFDDGADYSSRSAQRTGLKLLKYGLSVELLLQAPDNSYGVLQISHELPNESPIANFTLKVEGKNVISFNESSDPDGNIVGYLWDFGNGQTSTEANPSWQYLEAGEYTVVLTVTDNKGATDSYSETIEIIDVTYEPPVAQGGYLSIFGGYTLLYSTSYDPNGHIVTTRWKLGKPHVYFGTVILTRLPINTKTVWLTVKDNQGLYGSTKIQLD from the coding sequence ATGGCTATTTTTAAAAGCACCATACTGCTGGCAACGTCACTGGCAGTATTCAGCTCGGTATCCATTGCCAATACTCCAGCCGATATGAGTATTGTAAATGAAGAGAGAATAGCGGAAATGCTGATTCGCTCTGGAAAACTCAAAATAGATACGACACAAATAGAAAGAGAAGAGGCAGTAAAAAATTTCTTAGATACAAAACAACCCCACATAGAATATGTCAGCACAACATTTCAAGAAAAAGTTGCTAAGCATAGAAATAAGATACTTAAGTCGTTAACAAGTAAGAAAGTGCGGAAGCTGAATGACGCTTCCTCCTACTCCATCTCAGCCAAAAGAACAGACAGAGTCATCGCGTTAATGATCGACTTTCCTGACTTACCTTGGGACAACAACAGAATTACCGATGAGCATACTGACATGCTGTATGACTCTTACCCTATTTCACATTATACGGATTTATTGTTTTCTCCTTCAGGCTACGAAGGACCCAATGGAGAAAGTATTATTTCAATGAGGCAATACTACGAACAAGAATCCGGTGGGACTTATTCGATGTTTGGGAAAGGATTTGGATGGTATAGAGCCACCAAAGATGCCGCCCATTATGGCGTAAATGATCCCCGTACTGGTAACGACAGTAATGTTCGCGAGCTAGTGCGTGAAGCACTTAATCAGCTCGCGAATGATCCGAATATAGACTTGAGCAACTACGACAAAGAAGATCGATACGACTACGATAACGATGGCGATTACTACGAGCCAGACGGGATTATCGATCACCTTATGATCTTCCATTCCTCTGTGGGGGAGGAAGCCGGTGGCGGTGTTTTAGGCGAGGATGCAATTTGGTCTCACAGTTGGAATCTAGGCAGAGTTCACCAACTTCCTAGAACGTCTAGCAAGCTACATGAACGTTTTAATGGGCAGTATGCTGCGTTTGATTACACTATTCAGCCCTTCGACGTTTCCGTCGGGGTTGCTGCAAACCTATACGCGCGCGACTTAGGTTTACCAGGCGAGCATAACATGCAAGGAACTGGTGCGGGTGAGCCTGCCGCATACTGGTCAGTCATGTCTTCTGGTAGTCGGGCTGGCGAATTGGATGGGATTCGACCAACCGCATTTAGCCCTTTCGCAAAGCTATTTTTACAAGAGTCATTAGGGGGACGCTGGTTGAATTCCACGCAACTTTCGCTTGACGTGTTAACAGGAAAGCCTCGCTACTTAACCTTATATGAAACCACGGATAACCTTCGCCCGAATATGGTGAAAATTGAGCTGCCAGAAAAAAAGGTCTCCGACGTAGAGCCTTTTGGTGGTGAATATGCTTACCACTCCGCAACTAGACCAGTCTATTTTACTCACAACACCATGAACCGCAGGATCATTGTCCCTTCCGGAGATTCAGTGAGTCTCACCTTTAAAGCGTGGTACCAGATGGCTGTGGGCCGCGAGTACGCTAGAGTAGAGATTAACGGAACCCAAATCGAAGGCAACATTACCACCACTTACGATCATTTTAATATAGGAGGAGTGGTTCCTTATATAACGGGGGATTCTGATGGGTGGGTAGACGCCCGCTTTGATTTATCGGAATGGGCTGGCAGCGAGATATACCTCTCCTTTAGCTTTTACAGCTATAGTGACTTGGTACCAGAAGGTCTGTACATTGATGACATTGTCTTTGAGGTCGACGGGACAACTCATGTTATTGATGATGCCGAAGGTGAAAGTACGTTTAATTTGAGCGGATTTGACAAAGATCCAGGATTCCACTTCGCGGATCATTATTATCTGCTTCAATGGCGCAATCATGACGGCATTGATAAAGGGCTCGAGAGTATTCGTCAATTTGGACAACTGATTTCTTATGAACCAGGCTTGGTCATTTGGTATGTCGATAATTCTTTTACTGACAACTGGGCGAACGACCGCTGGATAGGGTTACTCCCAGAGGAAGGCTGGTTGAGTGTGGTCGATGCCGACCAAACTCCGCTTGTTTGGTCTAATGGCGAAGTGGCGAGATCTCACTACCAAGTTCGTGATGCTGCTTTTTCTCTGGAAGACAATTCACCGCTCGTTATCGTCGACAAAGAAGGCAACACACTGCAAGACACCCACTTAACATCAAATGGGGTATTTGATGACGGAGCGGACTACTCTTCGCGTAGCGCTCAGCGCACTGGGCTTAAATTGCTGAAATATGGGTTATCTGTAGAACTGCTCCTTCAAGCGCCCGATAACAGTTACGGCGTATTACAAATCTCTCATGAACTTCCCAATGAATCGCCCATTGCCAATTTCACTTTAAAAGTCGAAGGTAAGAACGTTATTTCATTCAACGAGAGTAGCGACCCCGACGGCAATATCGTTGGCTACTTATGGGATTTTGGCAACGGTCAAACCAGCACGGAAGCCAACCCAAGCTGGCAATACTTGGAAGCTGGCGAATACACTGTGGTCTTAACCGTGACCGACAACAAAGGGGCAACCGATAGCTACTCGGAAACGATAGAGATCATCGATGTGACTTATGAACCTCCTGTCGCTCAAGGCGGCTATTTATCCATATTCGGTGGTTACACTTTACTTTACTCCACAAGCTACGATCCGAACGGGCATATCGTGACAACTCGCTGGAAACTGGGTAAACCACACGTATATTTTGGTACTGTTATCCTCACACGTCTGCCAATCAATA
- a CDS encoding DUF3081 family protein codes for MKNQLDILFVLTVMDKIRRSGIKSENGYVLEGIEAGTGYDEYTVYLATPQVTLYIFFHNKYQFEYKKEEHFKGFMKSLEVINRNY; via the coding sequence ATGAAAAATCAACTGGATATTCTCTTTGTTCTAACGGTAATGGATAAAATTAGAAGAAGTGGGATTAAATCAGAGAATGGCTATGTGCTCGAAGGCATAGAGGCTGGAACGGGTTACGATGAATACACCGTCTACTTAGCCACACCGCAGGTCACTCTATATATATTTTTCCACAATAAATACCAATTCGAATATAAAAAAGAAGAGCACTTCAAAGGTTTTATGAAAAGCCTTGAGGTGATTAATCGAAACTATTAG
- a CDS encoding LysR family transcriptional regulator codes for MRSDDLILFYQVVALGTFSKAAEQNDLTNSVVSKRIARLEEELGVQLLYRTTRKLTLTEAGKALYQGAKNVNQAVNEAMDVISGFGEKISGHVKMSVPSISGDLILADAVAEFCNMHPGLTVDMSLDNRFVDLVEGGFDLVIRTGYLEDSSLIARHILDSQWLVCASPSYIAKNGKPLKPEDLTSHNCLQYAYQTTGASDWEFKSSKGNYIVRVSGSFSTDNATALRKAALGGHGIAYVPRCLVYHDIRSGELVDIFPELVGKKLGIYAVYPFTRQPPKKVSLLIEHIRTRYLAISHYF; via the coding sequence ATGCGTAGTGATGACCTAATATTGTTCTATCAAGTAGTGGCTTTAGGCACATTCAGTAAAGCTGCGGAACAAAACGACTTAACGAATTCTGTCGTGAGTAAAAGGATCGCGCGACTCGAAGAAGAGTTGGGTGTGCAACTGCTGTATCGCACCACAAGAAAGCTTACCCTAACCGAAGCGGGAAAAGCTCTGTATCAAGGAGCGAAAAACGTTAACCAAGCCGTAAATGAAGCGATGGATGTGATTTCCGGTTTTGGAGAGAAGATAAGTGGCCATGTAAAAATGTCGGTGCCCAGTATCTCTGGCGACCTTATCTTGGCAGATGCGGTTGCTGAATTTTGTAATATGCACCCAGGGTTAACGGTTGATATGTCTTTGGATAATCGATTTGTCGACTTGGTAGAAGGAGGCTTTGACTTAGTTATTCGAACAGGATATTTGGAAGACTCCAGTTTGATTGCTCGTCATATTCTCGACTCGCAATGGCTAGTATGCGCTTCGCCATCTTACATCGCTAAAAATGGCAAACCGTTAAAGCCAGAAGACTTAACCAGCCACAACTGCTTGCAATACGCTTACCAAACCACGGGTGCGTCAGATTGGGAGTTTAAATCTTCTAAAGGAAACTACATTGTGAGGGTATCAGGATCGTTCTCGACCGATAATGCCACCGCTCTGCGCAAGGCGGCACTGGGCGGGCATGGCATTGCTTATGTCCCTCGTTGTTTGGTGTATCACGATATTAGAAGTGGTGAACTTGTCGATATTTTCCCAGAGCTTGTAGGTAAAAAGCTCGGAATCTACGCCGTTTACCCATTTACACGTCAACCGCCTAAGAAAGTGAGTTTACTCATAGAGCACATTCGCACTCGCTACCTTGCAATCTCGCATTACTTTTAG
- a CDS encoding cysteine desulfurase-like protein has translation MSSYLPLNQENVEGLREQFPALNMQQNGIAPIYFDGPGGTQLPLSVIEGYGAYLAQGNSNLGGRFSVSHNTVSLVDTCREKAASLFGTASKDEIVFGANMTTMTFHFSRAISQDWQAGDEIILSDADHGANRSSWAMAAQLKGVKVHYIPVVDNSCNLDLEVFQSLLNEKTRLVAVTAASNLSGTMVDIEKITQLSKANGSVVFIDAVHLLPHKILDVKTLGADFVASSAYKFFGPHLGVLYGRKDCLEQYTPFKVEPAPTYAPNCWETGTLNFEALSAFSYTVDYLATLGQGESLRAQLESAYGNIRQYEESLATYFLSRLAEFPSIELFGEPTANNRTATFALRFGDLDPADIASHLGTQEIYTWSGHLYADRLTDALSVTDKGGILRVGLMHYNTQTEIDRFFSVLRSIL, from the coding sequence ATGTCTTCGTATTTACCGCTTAATCAAGAAAATGTTGAGGGTCTTAGAGAGCAATTCCCAGCGCTTAATATGCAGCAGAATGGAATTGCGCCCATCTATTTTGATGGTCCCGGTGGAACCCAGCTTCCACTCTCTGTTATTGAGGGCTATGGCGCTTACTTAGCGCAAGGTAATTCTAACTTGGGTGGTCGTTTCTCTGTGAGCCACAACACAGTGAGTTTAGTGGATACGTGCAGAGAAAAAGCGGCATCACTTTTTGGTACAGCATCCAAAGATGAAATCGTCTTTGGTGCCAACATGACGACCATGACCTTTCATTTTAGCCGCGCAATTAGCCAAGATTGGCAAGCAGGAGATGAGATCATCCTAAGCGATGCCGATCACGGGGCCAATCGTTCGTCTTGGGCAATGGCGGCCCAACTGAAAGGCGTTAAAGTCCACTACATTCCCGTTGTAGACAATAGCTGTAATCTGGACTTAGAGGTGTTTCAGTCCTTACTGAATGAAAAAACACGTTTGGTTGCTGTTACGGCGGCCAGTAATCTGTCTGGCACAATGGTCGATATAGAAAAAATCACCCAGCTCTCAAAAGCGAACGGCAGTGTCGTTTTTATTGATGCCGTGCACCTTTTACCTCATAAAATTCTCGATGTAAAAACGCTAGGCGCAGACTTTGTTGCAAGTTCTGCCTACAAATTTTTCGGTCCTCACCTTGGCGTGCTTTATGGTCGTAAAGACTGTTTAGAACAATACACACCTTTTAAAGTAGAGCCCGCCCCTACCTATGCCCCGAACTGCTGGGAAACGGGTACATTGAACTTTGAGGCGCTCTCTGCATTCTCATACACTGTCGATTATTTGGCGACATTAGGACAAGGGGAAAGCCTAAGAGCTCAACTGGAATCAGCCTACGGAAATATTCGACAGTATGAAGAATCACTAGCGACGTACTTTCTTTCTCGCCTAGCCGAATTCCCGTCCATTGAATTATTCGGGGAGCCTACTGCAAACAACAGAACCGCTACGTTTGCTCTTCGATTTGGCGATCTTGACCCGGCAGACATCGCCTCGCATCTTGGAACACAGGAAATCTATACGTGGAGCGGTCATTTGTACGCCGATAGATTAACAGATGCACTAAGCGTTACAGACAAAGGCGGCATTTTGAGAGTTGGGCTAATGCACTACAATACCCAAACCGAAATCGACCGATTCTTTAGCGTATTGCGCAGCATTCTTTAG
- a CDS encoding PilZ domain-containing protein, protein MSQTSVEQKRRYYRLRYPKQERPVLRIKDQYYHICEVSEKGIRVLMANVASLYRGLSIAGTLRLHGNTHISVEGAVLRFDNDEVIFQLSKGPSLKNMVEEQRHIRKKYPTFFSKRGPVAA, encoded by the coding sequence ATGAGCCAGACATCTGTTGAACAAAAGCGTCGATACTATCGCCTGCGATACCCAAAGCAGGAAAGACCTGTATTAAGAATCAAGGATCAGTATTACCACATTTGTGAAGTGTCGGAGAAAGGCATACGTGTCCTTATGGCAAATGTCGCGTCACTTTATCGCGGTCTGAGCATCGCTGGTACTCTGCGTTTGCATGGTAATACTCATATCTCTGTTGAAGGGGCAGTGTTAAGGTTCGATAACGATGAGGTTATCTTTCAATTGTCCAAGGGACCGAGTTTAAAGAATATGGTTGAAGAGCAGCGCCATATTCGGAAGAAATACCCTACGTTTTTCTCTAAACGAGGACCTGTGGCAGCCTAG
- a CDS encoding GGDEF domain-containing protein: MYNMAGRKLEEMADVRLLRRKRTLIVLSVIVFILLSVFGFLSISNGDHFQGSINYISALVVFSNLALFLSRGHYTKAAHVLTLVLVTHAIVLILTGGLSKSSVYWIYPILATIIFVNSVRGAVLATTSFFVFCIVAFTSPNFPYLSADYSEFSVGRFLTSMLAFLAICHYFAYQYCKTNHYVLSLYQEGIEDLAYRDALTGLANRWSFEKWAEPKLKELRHSSKIAALVFIDIDNFKEINDNFGHSVGDRVLQSFGQRLANNLRTKSRKDQKDEFSIARYAGDEFVVLLYDIPSAHVLESIIGRITSLFNDGYQVNNQVNYVTLSVGVSVYGQDAFELPELLRCADKAMYAAKCDGKNDYEFYHNIQSGNKKASNVKPFNRHGSALKEL, translated from the coding sequence ATGTACAACATGGCAGGTCGAAAGCTAGAAGAAATGGCAGACGTTCGGCTACTACGCAGAAAACGGACTCTCATCGTTTTATCTGTAATCGTCTTCATACTACTTTCGGTATTTGGATTTCTAAGTATAAGTAATGGAGACCACTTCCAAGGCTCCATCAACTACATCAGTGCGCTGGTTGTTTTTTCCAATCTCGCTTTATTTCTAAGCCGTGGTCACTACACGAAAGCTGCTCATGTCCTTACGCTTGTACTTGTTACCCATGCAATTGTACTGATCCTAACTGGCGGCTTGTCTAAGTCTTCCGTTTATTGGATTTACCCTATTCTTGCTACCATTATCTTTGTGAATTCGGTTAGGGGCGCTGTATTAGCTACAACGAGTTTCTTTGTATTTTGTATTGTTGCGTTTACCTCTCCTAATTTCCCGTATTTATCCGCAGATTATTCAGAGTTTTCCGTTGGGCGCTTCTTAACAAGCATGTTGGCTTTCTTGGCGATTTGCCATTACTTTGCCTATCAATACTGCAAAACCAATCACTATGTACTGTCACTGTATCAGGAAGGCATTGAAGACTTAGCCTATAGAGATGCACTCACTGGATTGGCAAACCGGTGGAGTTTTGAAAAATGGGCTGAACCTAAGCTCAAAGAGCTCAGACACAGCTCCAAAATAGCGGCGTTGGTTTTCATCGATATTGATAACTTCAAAGAAATTAATGACAATTTTGGTCATTCCGTTGGCGACAGAGTATTACAAAGCTTTGGACAAAGACTTGCAAATAACCTGCGTACAAAAAGCCGAAAGGACCAAAAGGATGAGTTTTCCATCGCCCGATATGCTGGGGATGAATTCGTTGTGTTGCTCTACGATATTCCCAGTGCACATGTACTAGAAAGCATCATAGGACGTATCACGTCTTTGTTTAACGATGGCTACCAAGTCAACAATCAGGTCAATTATGTGACGTTAAGTGTTGGTGTATCCGTGTATGGGCAAGATGCTTTTGAGCTGCCAGAATTGCTTCGCTGTGCCGATAAAGCCATGTATGCCGCTAAATGCGATGGCAAAAACGACTACGAGTTTTATCACAACATTCAGTCTGGCAATAAAAAAGCCAGTAATGTGAAACCCTTCAATAGACATGGCTCGGCGTTGAAAGAGCTGTAA
- a CDS encoding ABC transporter ATP-binding protein: MSQSPILTVRDLSVTFTTNDGPVHAVKNVHFDLKKGETLAIVGESGSGKSVSTNAIMRLLPHNSIIPAEADIQFEGKSILDLSEKEMQSIRGDRIGMIFQEPMTSLNPYMRVGIQVAEALMCHRKVSQSKAKERVLELFNLVHLPNPETAYTKYPHEFSGGQLQRIMIAMALMNEPDLLIADEPTTALDVTVQAEVLNLIKEIQEKMGMAILFITHDLGVVKHFADRVIVMCKGDVVEEGQTAELFKNPTEDYTKMLINSIPHGSKDPVAEDAVDLLKADDIRVKFLIKSHFLPSKNQYFEAVKGISLELKQGETLGIVGESGSGKSTLGRALIGLLPSEGKIAYRGRDVSTLTEKEKFELKKDIQMVFQDPYGSLSPRMTVGDIITESLTVHQPGLSRSERMTRARQALEEVRLDPHSINRYPHEFSGGQRQRIAIARALILEPSFILLDEPTSALDRSVQLTVIDLLKDLQKKHNIGFLFISHDLSVVKALSDRVMVMQKGIVMEEGSAEEIFNNPQHEYTQKLIDASFDLDEDLVA, encoded by the coding sequence ATGTCACAGTCCCCAATTCTTACAGTTCGCGATCTGTCAGTAACCTTTACGACCAACGATGGTCCTGTACACGCAGTAAAGAACGTTCATTTCGACCTAAAAAAGGGCGAAACACTGGCAATCGTTGGTGAGTCGGGTTCAGGAAAGTCGGTATCGACAAACGCCATTATGCGCCTTCTTCCACATAACTCTATTATTCCAGCTGAAGCCGACATTCAGTTTGAAGGTAAGTCCATTCTGGATCTTTCTGAAAAAGAAATGCAATCCATTCGTGGCGACCGAATCGGCATGATTTTTCAGGAGCCAATGACCTCTTTGAACCCGTACATGCGTGTCGGTATTCAGGTTGCTGAAGCACTGATGTGTCACCGTAAGGTAAGCCAGTCAAAAGCGAAAGAAAGAGTACTTGAACTGTTCAACCTTGTTCACCTTCCAAACCCAGAGACAGCGTACACCAAGTACCCGCATGAATTCTCTGGTGGCCAGCTGCAACGTATCATGATTGCAATGGCACTCATGAACGAACCTGATCTTTTGATTGCCGACGAGCCAACCACTGCACTCGACGTAACTGTGCAAGCGGAAGTGCTTAACCTGATTAAAGAAATTCAGGAAAAGATGGGCATGGCTATCCTGTTCATCACGCACGATTTAGGTGTTGTTAAGCACTTTGCTGATCGTGTGATCGTGATGTGTAAAGGTGATGTTGTAGAGGAAGGCCAAACAGCAGAATTGTTCAAGAATCCGACTGAAGACTACACAAAAATGCTGATCAACTCGATTCCGCATGGCAGTAAAGATCCAGTCGCTGAAGATGCCGTTGATCTTCTTAAAGCGGACGATATTCGCGTTAAGTTCCTTATTAAATCGCATTTTCTACCAAGCAAGAACCAATACTTTGAAGCCGTTAAAGGCATTTCCCTTGAATTAAAACAAGGTGAAACATTGGGGATTGTTGGTGAGTCGGGTTCCGGTAAATCCACGCTAGGCCGTGCTTTAATTGGCTTGCTACCGTCAGAAGGTAAGATTGCTTATCGTGGTCGTGATGTGAGTACGCTAACTGAGAAAGAAAAATTTGAACTGAAAAAAGACATTCAAATGGTATTCCAAGACCCGTACGGTTCGCTTTCTCCTCGTATGACGGTTGGCGATATCATTACGGAATCCCTAACGGTGCATCAACCAGGTCTAAGCCGCTCTGAGCGCATGACGCGAGCACGCCAAGCATTGGAAGAAGTTCGTTTAGACCCGCACTCCATTAACCGCTATCCGCATGAGTTTTCAGGTGGTCAACGTCAGCGTATTGCGATCGCTCGTGCGCTGATTCTTGAGCCTTCGTTCATTCTTCTAGATGAGCCTACATCCGCTCTTGACCGTTCTGTACAGCTAACGGTTATCGACCTATTGAAAGATCTTCAGAAGAAGCACAACATTGGCTTCCTGTTCATTAGCCACGATTTGAGTGTTGTTAAAGCACTTTCTGACCGTGTAATGGTGATGCAGAAAGGTATCGTGATGGAAGAAGGATCCGCGGAAGAGATCTTCAACAATCCGCAGCATGAATACACGCAAAAATTGATTGATGCGTCGTTTGATCTTGATGAGGATCTTGTTGCATAA
- a CDS encoding 2OG-Fe dioxygenase family protein produces MEMENKFLIEAFQTPKSIAEQLSSYFEQLPADQYVDSDHRYRTYARFQSTNNELTRLPHSTFTQSSEFNRVVGDVERDFAKMDEEMVKTPYFQHLIKSFMERTGTDKDNSVVDVHQIRVTCGSDATSAPAPEGIHQDGYRYVGIFCVQRKNITGGFTQIFASPVDQHPHLNTVLEENQFVVLNDSRFFHHISETLSSVAGEKGVRDVFVFTA; encoded by the coding sequence ATGGAAATGGAAAACAAGTTTCTGATTGAAGCTTTTCAAACCCCCAAAAGCATAGCAGAGCAACTTTCATCCTACTTTGAGCAGCTCCCCGCAGACCAATACGTCGACAGTGATCACCGTTATCGCACCTACGCAAGATTCCAATCTACAAATAATGAGTTAACCCGTTTACCCCACTCTACTTTTACGCAATCTTCAGAATTCAATAGAGTCGTTGGCGATGTTGAACGAGATTTTGCCAAAATGGATGAGGAAATGGTGAAAACACCGTACTTTCAGCACCTCATCAAATCGTTTATGGAAAGAACGGGGACAGACAAAGACAATTCGGTTGTGGATGTACACCAAATTCGTGTGACTTGCGGTTCCGACGCAACCAGTGCACCCGCACCAGAAGGGATACATCAAGATGGCTACCGATATGTTGGCATTTTCTGTGTGCAACGGAAAAACATCACTGGTGGGTTTACACAAATTTTTGCTTCTCCGGTTGATCAACACCCTCACTTAAACACCGTGTTAGAAGAAAACCAGTTTGTGGTACTCAATGACTCACGCTTTTTCCACCACATTTCTGAAACGCTTTCTAGCGTAGCGGGCGAAAAGGGAGTACGCGATGTCTTCGTATTTACCGCTTAA
- a CDS encoding helix-turn-helix transcriptional regulator encodes MTHQAQGSQLEKLNQFQDELLGLFSGVFNFSKMASYLVDEQAKPICYKSVKIQPSMHREYLDHFYKTDPLHPTNFRFSAAKVVKMNDLVPAQQRASHTYFKDFIRPWKINDIIELFFHVDGKLVAGAAMFVGNNQNTMGTDDVMKLHHMHRYIEFSLNQSLSTPESMSYQAFCDQYSLTEKERLVAQFALQGMPNKAIANELCCSLPTVKTHLQHIFAKMEINSKVELTSLVYRNNCTV; translated from the coding sequence ATGACACACCAAGCTCAAGGATCCCAATTAGAGAAATTAAACCAGTTTCAAGATGAGCTACTTGGTTTGTTTTCTGGCGTGTTTAATTTTTCTAAAATGGCGAGTTATCTGGTCGACGAACAAGCGAAACCGATTTGCTATAAATCGGTTAAGATCCAACCTTCGATGCATCGGGAATATCTCGATCACTTCTACAAAACGGATCCTCTTCATCCAACCAACTTTCGATTTTCTGCCGCTAAAGTCGTAAAAATGAACGATTTAGTGCCCGCGCAACAGCGTGCCTCTCACACATATTTCAAAGACTTTATTCGCCCATGGAAAATCAACGACATCATCGAGCTCTTTTTCCATGTAGATGGCAAGCTGGTGGCTGGCGCCGCTATGTTTGTTGGTAACAACCAAAATACCATGGGTACGGACGATGTGATGAAGTTACACCACATGCATCGGTACATTGAATTCTCTTTGAATCAAAGCTTATCGACTCCGGAATCCATGAGTTACCAAGCTTTTTGCGACCAATATTCCCTAACCGAGAAAGAACGATTGGTGGCTCAATTTGCTTTGCAAGGCATGCCAAACAAAGCGATTGCTAACGAGTTATGTTGTAGTTTGCCAACAGTGAAAACGCATCTTCAGCACATTTTCGCCAAAATGGAAATCAACAGCAAAGTAGAACTGACCAGCTTAGTGTATCGCAACAATTGTACGGTTTAA